atctatctatctatctatatatatatatatataagaatatatataaatatatatataaatatatatatataaatatatatatgaatatatatataaatatatatatgtatatatatatttatctgcacatacctctctctttctttctgtctgtctgtctgtctctgtctctgtctctgtctctgtctttgtctctatgtataactatatttgttataaatatatacatatttaatacatatatatatatatatatatatatatatatatatatatatatatatacctacatacacacagacatacatatatatatatatatacatatatatatataatatatatatatatatatatatgtatgcatgtatgtatacacacacatatatatatatatatatatatatatatatatatatatatatatatatatatatatatattatatatatacacacatacatgcatgcacacacacatacacacacacacacacacatatatatatgaatatgtaaatatatagatagatagataggtagatggataaatagatatttgtatatatacatatttataaatatacacacatgtgtgtatatgtgtgtatatatatatatatatatatatatatatatatatatatatttatatatatatgcatatatatatatatatatatatatatatatatatatatatatacacacacatatacatacatatgcatacatacatatatatatatatatatatatatatatatatatatatatatatgtatatatatatgtatatatatgcacacatatttttattagtatatatgtataaacatatatatgtgctatatatatatcttatatatacagcatatttatttatccatatctatctatctatctatctatctatctatctatctatatatatatatatatatataagaatatatataaatatatatatataaatatatatatgaatatatatataaatatatataggtatatatatatttatctgcacatacctctctctttctttctgtctgtctgtctgtctctgtctctgtctctgtcgctgtctttgcctgtatgtataactatatttgttataaatatatacatatttaatacatatatatatatatatatatatatatatatatatatatatatatatatatatacctacatacacacagacatacatatatatatacatatatatatatataatatatatatatatatatatatatatatatatatatatgtatgcatgtatgtatacataaatacacacacatatatgtatatgtatatatacatatatatatacatacatatatacatattcgaagtgtttgtatgtatgtgcatatgtatatatacacacagaaatatataattacttaaaaaataatagatgtatgtatatatgtatatatagagagtttgttaatgtgtatgtttgtatttatgaatatgtttatatatacatatgcatatatatatacatatgtatatatatatatatgtatatgtacataggtagatagagtgatagaaagatatttgcgtatatatacatacacacacacacacacacacacacacatatatatatatatatatatatatatatatatatatattatatacatacacacatacatgcatgcacacacacatacacacacacacacacacacacatatatatatgaatatgtaaatatatagatagatagataggtagatggataaatagatatttgtatatatacatatatatataaatatacacacatgtgtgtatatgtatatatatatatatatatatatatatatatatatatatatagagagagagagagagagagagagagagagagagaaatagatagatagagagatagatatttttatatatctaggcatttataaatatatatatatttatataaatgtgtatatatatatatatatatatatatatgtatttatatgtgtatatatatatgtatatatacatatatatgtacatatatatacatatatatataactagatttattgaaaatgagactacagtttcggaatccacctggatttcatatccaggtggattccgaaattgtagtctcattttcaataaatctagttttacattgtgggtttttataccatagtatcaacacggtagagtgttttctcctttcatatatatatatatatatatatatatatatatatatatatattttacacagactcatatatacatacacacacatatacatgtacatatatatatatatatatatatatatatatatatatatatatatatatatacacacacacacacacacatgtatacatacacacatatgcatatatatatatataactcgcttccatagacattacttatctactcatacatgagtaatgagagcgaggttttacacacactccccgtaggcACTCGGTTGAAATTGAATTAGAAATTCGACACCGAAGTCAAAtagtgaggtgtatatatatgaaagatggaataatgcaatactgcattgatatgtctatggaagctagttagatcccagttgcacactccttttagtgggtcgtgtggcatggttggtttagtactgaccctccggtctcatacccggagtgacctaggttcgaggccaggtcagggaggattgttatacatctatatcaatgcggtattgcattattccatctttcatatatacacacctcagtatttgacttcggtttcgaatttctaaatcaatttccaccgagtgcccacggggagtgtgtgtaaaacctcgctatcattactcatgtatgtgtagataggaaggtagttaaatcctagttgcacactccttttaatgggtcgtgtggcatggttggtttagtactggccctccggtctcatacccggagtgacctaggttcgaggccaggtcagggaggattgttatacatatatatatatatatatatatatatatatatatatatatgtataaatacatatatacacacagaggtgtgtatatatatatatcagtgtgtgtgtgtgtgtgtgtgccaagttTCAGCTTTTAATTTCTGCACCAAACCCCTACATTCCTTAACGCTTCTGGGGTGTGTACACATGCCGAGCCAATATGATGAATCCAATCGGATTTATGtaatgtccactgtagttttttgtgaattttgtacaTGTGCTGATCCAAGGAGTGTAATAGTATTCCATAGTGATCGATTTTCCCATTctctgaattggcgggaaaatgtgtttttctctctaatGCAATAGaaattgatagtgttattattcttactgatatcatgattatcaaattgttattaaaatcttggtaatattaaaaacaaggaaataatacAAATGGCACTTTCCAAAAATCATTGGAAAAGGATGAACAGGTGATATCGGTTGgaataataactgactccttgctgACTAAGCAAAGACAATACAGCAGGCATGAATTAACTGAAACTGTAATACACTAGTACATAACGCGGCGACATATATAATTTAAAGCCAAATTACTTTGAACAGGTGTTAGCCTTTGGACGTTTTGAAAGTGAGTGACTATACTAGAAGTTACTGTTTTTGTGTTAAATCATCTTGGTCAGCATTTAGTGCCGACTTTCACAATGGCTTCTTGGTAATAAGGTGTCATCTGTCATAACCATAAAGAGCGGTTCTTGGTAATCTCACACAACTCGGTGTTACTGGGTGTGGAGAACACCTGTAAGGGGGTATCTTGAGTATACTATTGACTTGGTGTCTGTCCTTCGTCAAAAAAATTATTTCCTGAACAGGGGTCAGCAGGATGGCAGTGTTGGCGAGCGGTGATTTTAAGCGCCACTTTGAtagtggtgatggcagtggcgaCTCCCAATTTCACCGTGCCAAAGCGTGTAGCAAACAGGATGGTACCTAGTTGGTGGTTCACAGGTAGGACAACccgaaatatttataaaaaagaaaagagaaaaaaaagaaaaaaaaggcgataTAAAACGATGGATGGAGTGAACAATTAAActtacactgtacatatatatatatatatatatatatatatatatatatacatatatatatttatatatatatgcaaaatgcatatgcccatgtatatacatatacagtatataaagtataaagtataaagtatatttttaggatacacacacacacacactcacacactcactcactcactcactcactcactcactcactcactcactcactcactcactcactcactcactcactcactcacttactcactcactcacacacacacacatacacacacatacatacacacacacacacacacacacatatgatatatatgtatatgtataaataaagtatattttttggtatacgcacatacacacatatatatgcattatatatatatatatatatatatatatatatatgtatatgtatatatatatgcatatatatatatatatgcattatatatatacatatatatatatatgcatatatatatatatatatatatatatatgcatatatatatatatatatatatatatatatatatatgtgtgtgtgtgtgtgtgtacacacacacacacacacacacacactcactcactcactcactcactcactcactcactcactcactcactcacttactcactcactcacacacacacacatacacacacacatacacacacacacacacacacacacacacacacacacacacacacacacacatatatataaatcccaatgccgccggggaaaatgaacaaaaagtgaggaaaatgctgtgcccatttcctatattttttgtgaaatgtctgcccatagatggctctgctagtgcttagccacaaaggagtcaattagtagaccttgtgactgtaccagttatgaattggcgggaaaaacgtattttttactagtgttatttttattataaacattataattattataatgttttttaatattagtaacagcaaaataagatcacgtaaaatatttcgtaactcaaagaaaagggtgaacgggcgaggcaggcagtactcgtaactggctcattggtgacttagtacaagtatagccatctatgtgtagaaacaatcaaacacgtactaacagtgggcatagcacgtgtctacccgtcgtacccgtcggcaaggggatatatatatgtatatatatgtatatacatatatatgcatatatatgtgtatatatatgtgtgtgtatgcatatatatatgtataattacatacacatatacaagtgtataaatatgcatatgtatgtatatatatgcacaaatatatgtatatatgcatatatatatgtatgcatatatgtgtatacatatatatatatgtgtatatatatatgtatatatgtgtgtctatatatatacacacacagacacacacacacgtattatatatatatatatatatatatatatatatatatatacgtatataaatatacatacatatatacatatacacacacacaaaaagaagggGTGTGAAGCTCATAGTTCAGAGATTTTGAATTTTGGTGAtcaagaagggagagatgaagagagatagagatagatagatatagatacatagacagatagagatagatagaggtagagagagaggtagatgtagatttatacatatgtatgttcataagtatatttatatatcctttttttgttttcataatatTTATCTTCCCTGTGAAATCTTTACAGCCAAGCGCGTTTGCTATGGGGGATACGATTGTTCCCGCGAAGAATGTTGTACTCGACCAATGCTATCTTCGAACTCTTATTGCATGTCAATGAGGACGAGGGGACAGGTGTGTAATACGCGGCCGCAGCTTCTCGACCCCGAGAACGAGGTGATAgtctgttcttttcttgtttatgctCACTTATAATATCCATAACTTTGACAGTGTAGTACCATTCCAGTATAGCCTAGCAgaatatataggtttgtgtgagtgtgtgtgtgtatttgtgtttgtgtttgtgtttgtgtttgtgtttgtgtttgtgtgtgtgtgtgtgtgtgtgtgtgtgtgtgtgtgtgtgtgtgtgtcatttctctctctctctacatatatatatatatatatacatatatatatgtacacacacacacatatatatacatatatatatacagatagatagatagatagatagatagatatacacacacacacatgtatatttatatatagactaccgcgatggtccagtggttagagcactggactccgaccctcgtagtcccgacttcaattccccgtcgcagtagtcgtaaaattgcctgcgctatgactgcgctcgagcccgatctcacggcgagaaaatgacatatcacatcaagaagtcaaacgcaggtgttgttggggatcgccgccgtggtacaagtattagcgcgccaaaccacgggcatccaatcaggtaaggaagagattgccaattaacctctcaaataatgaattgagagaggctgatttcctgcagtggaataagtggctgttgaaaaacaatatgtatatatatatatatatatatatatatatatatatatatatatatatatatacgtgtatatatatatgtatctttccatgtttgtgtttatatatatgcatatatacacacacatggtagaaaaacccacactacaaaactagatttattgcatTGTAAGTTTTTCTACCCTAGTATCTGCAcggaaaagtgttttaccattcatataactatgtgcgtgtgtgtgtgaataaagaaatgtatatatgtatatgtatttgtaatatgtatgtatatatatgcatatgtatttgtaatatatatatatatatatacatatatatatatatatatatatatatatatatatatatatatatatcacccgtGTTCGCGCGTGCgatgtgcgtgtacatgaatGCTCATACAAACTCTTAAGTGGACCTGCACGGATATGCATATACTGGGTAAGACAAACGAAAAATGACTACCTAacaaactactcccctggggaaggatcatgggtcaaccaCCCAAATCTAAAGGTCCGTTCAAGTTAAATACCGAATCGGTGATGACATagtgtttgtatgtaaacacacatacatacatacgcacacacacacacatatatacatacatatatatacatatatatatatatatatatatatatatatatatatatatatgtaatggtacacacatgtatatttctgtaagcatatttgtacacacacacacacacacacacacacacacacacacacacacacacacacacacacatatatatatatatatatatttatttatatatatatatatattcatgtcacatacatttatatatgcatatatatatacagacacacacacataattacatatgtgtatatataagtatattaacatttatatacatataaatgaatatatgtatataaattcataaacaatatataccaatatattttatttttggtatacatttttaatcatatgtatatgtatgtttatatatatgtttacatacacacacacacagacaaagcccaacacacacacacacacacatactcaaacacacacaaaaatacacacacatacacaccaacacacacacacacacacactcagacaaagacactcacacagacacacaaacataaacacacacacacacacacatatatgtatgtatgtacatatatgtatatatatacacatacatgcacaaacacacacacacacacacacacacaaccaacacacacacacagacatacatacatacatatatatatatatatacatatacgcacgcatatatacaagtgtgtatatatatacatagacatatgtatttctgatgaagatataatcgaaaccggtcaaatacatctcttgtattgtgaagatattcattctcaatcataaattttctacatacatacatacatatatatacatatatatacaaatatgtatatatacatatatataaatatatatatacacatatatacatgtatatatatgtatatatgtatatatatatatatatatatatatatatatatatatatatatatatatatatatatatatatatacctgtatatgtgtgtgtgtgtgtgtgtgtacaggtatatatgtatatatacacatacatgtatacatacatatatatatacatatatttatatatacatgtacatacatacatatatgtatatatatgtatatatatatatatgtatatatatatatatgtgtgtgtgtgtgtgtgtgtgtgtgtgtctgtgtgtatgtgtgtgtgtttttctgtacatgtatataaatatatacatatgcacatatgcatacacaacagAGATCTATATctcaatttatgtatttatgtacacacacacacacacacacacacacctctctctctctctctctctctctctctctctgagaggttatttagcagtttcacccttgcctgataagatgcccttcataatcaaccgcggttcggcgcgttggcacttttgccacggcggtgacttcccctacgacacctgcgtttgacttctcaaggcgatatttcctttttcttgccgtgagatcggactcgagccaacaatcagagcgcaggcattttagcgactgccgcgatgggaaattgaactcgggaccatgaggatcgtccagtgctctgaccactggaccacacacacacacacacacacacacacacacacacacacacacacacacacacacacacatacacacacacacaaacacacacgtgtgtatatatacacatatatgtatgtacacacacacaaacacacgcctctaactctctctatatatacatacatacacacagactcacagatctttctctctcgctttatatatacacacacatatatatatttttatatatgtgtgtgtaagtacatgtctacatatatatatctatatctatctatctatttatctatctatctatctatatctatatatatatatatatatatatatgtacatgtatatatatatatatatataaatatatatatatatatatatatatatatataaacatatttatatatatgttgatatggatgtgtatataaacacacacacacacacatatatatatatatatttatatatatatatatatatatatatatatatatatatgtgtgtgtgtgtttgtgtatgtgtgtatgtgtgtgtgtgtgtgtgtgtgtgtgtgtgtgtgtgtgtgtgtgtgtgtgtgtgtgtgtgtgtgtgtgtgtgtgtgtgtgtgtgtgtgtatacggatatacatactcatatataaatgcatatatttatatatatatatatatatatatatatatatatacgtatatatctgtctacctatctatctatctatctatacctatacttatatatttatatatatacatgtacacatagataaatgagtatatgtgtatatatacatataaatgtatataaacacaaatatagatatataaatgaataaatatatatatatatgtatatatacatatatatccatacacatatacatgcatacatatatatatgcatataaacatgtatacgtacataatatacgtacatatatacatatattatataaatatatatctatgtacatatatacgtacatatgtgtatatttatgtatatgtatatatgtatatatatagtgtatatatatgaatatatatatatatatatttttgtatttgtatatatacatatatacatatatacatatatatctgtatttatatatgtatatatacataaacatatagatatatttatatattcactgtatatatgtatacatatatctatgcatatatctatctatctatctatctatcaacatatacatatacacatatacacctttatacacatatacatacatatttgtctttatatatgtatatatatacatatttatatataaatatgtatatattcatatatacatatgtatttatattatatatatatatacacacataaacatatatataaataaatatatatgtatatatatgtacacacacacacacacacacacaaacacacacacacacacacacacacacacacacatatatatacatatatatatatatatatatatatatttatttatgtatacatatatatacatatatattcatatatatatatatatatatacatatatatacatatatatatgtgcatatattcgcatatatgtatataggtatatatacatatatattcatatatatatacacatatatatgcatatatatacatatatattcatatatatatacatatatatacatatatatatatgtgcatatatatatatatatatatatatatgtcgatatatatatatatatatatatatatatatatatatatgtgtgtgtgtgtgtgtgagtgtatatatgcacacacatacacgttcctttatgtatatttatttatatatgtatatatatatgtatatatagatatacatatgtatttatatatatatatataaatgtatatatattcatatattgatatatattaatatatacatacatacatatatatatatatatatatatatatatatatatatatatatttgtgtaaatatagatatatatacataaatatatgtacatatatgtatatatatatgtatgtaggtacacatatgtaattttatatatcccaatgccgccggggaaaaagaacaaaaaagggggaaaatgctgtgcctattttctatatacatacacacacatatatatatacacaaatgtgtttgtgtatatgtgtgtgtgtgtgtgtgtgcgtgtgtgtgtgtgtgtgtgtgtgtgtgtcggtgtgtgtgtgtgtgtgtcggtgtgtgtgtgtgtgtgtgtgtgtgtgtgtgtgtgtgtttgcgtgtgtgtgtgcgtctatgtatatgtatatatagatgtatatatatgtatgtatacatatatatgtactgtttataaatatatacatacatatatatgtatatatatatatatatgtatgtatgtatgtttgtgtctgtttctgtctgtgggtgtgt
The Penaeus chinensis breed Huanghai No. 1 chromosome 22, ASM1920278v2, whole genome shotgun sequence DNA segment above includes these coding regions:
- the LOC125036801 gene encoding uncharacterized protein LOC125036801, producing the protein MAVATPNFTVPKRVANRMVPSWWFTAKRVCYGGYDCSREECCTRPMLSSNSYCMSMRTRGQVCNTRPQLLDPENELYFNDCPCLPNFSCAALNHKTAATCVDTKSLEVDFRKYKNSFLSNKFTR